Genomic DNA from Schistocerca gregaria isolate iqSchGreg1 chromosome 4, iqSchGreg1.2, whole genome shotgun sequence:
TCTTGTGATGTCCATAACTTAAACTGTCTTTGTCAAACTCCAAGGGCATCATACCAAGATCACCAGTATATCTGTTTTTCGCCACCTAGAATTCAAATAAACAGATACCTTAATTTAGTCCAATTTCAAAAGTTATTAAACCCTCTTAATGTATTTATGTGAAGTTATATACACTAGTTACAATCTCACCTGTAAGTACTTTTTGCCTCTGACAGAAGTCAACCTTTTGTCTTGTATTATAAGCACATTATCTGCCTCCTGGGCAGCTTTTGCACTACCAAAAATAGAATTTGTTGTTAAGTCATCAGCATCTCTCTCTTTTCTAGGATGAATAACCAAAGTAACATGACAGTTCTTCTTTGTGGCAAAGGAGCGGAATGATGCAATTATAGCGTCTTGTTTCCAAAATCTGTCACTGTTTCGTGGCTCTTCAGAAATTCCCATCATAAATTGGACATTATCAATAATTACATGGGCAATATCGTGAACATAAGCTGCATGTTCAACGGCTTCCATTACAACACGTACTGGTTGTTGCCCATGAAAAGTCATGAAATAAACTGGTAATTTTTCAAAAACATCGGCCCAGTAATCAAACTGTTCCAAGTGTGTATCTAATGGTACTGTCGCCATTTGCTGAAGCATTGTCCTTGCTAAACGGGCATTAcgtatttcaaaactcccccaaaGAGTATTTACACCTTGCATGGCTAGATCCAAGGAATACTCACTCACAAAGGTAGTTTTACCACTACCAGTAGGACCTGTCAGGACAGTGAATTCACCACGTCGGTGAcctttcaatatttttgtgagtgttgGGAACCTCTTCCATTTCACACCTTGGACCTAAAAAATGTAagatacaacaaaaacaaattctgccaaaaaattgtaatatattatcaaacacaacaaacaaaaataaatacataaaattagaaaaaGCAGTTACATACTGCACATCTAAATACAAAATATGAAAGGTGAAACTCACAATGACATTATGCAAGACACAAGAGAAACATTTACTCAGAAACTGCTCAAACCAGGAGAGGCACACAATGATAGTCAGGTAAAAAAATTAAGGAATGAGTGAATCTTCAGGCTTTCATAATAGCTCTGTTTATGAAAAAATAagacagaaaacaggaaaaagttatcttaaagcacacagatgaaaggcAAAACCCTGGAAGACAAGGAACATGAGATGTAGGTAAAAATTCTGATGTGGTAATTGGCCGGAAATTTGCAGTTtattaataaataacaaaaattatatCTGTAGCTATGACAACAACAAAGATGCATTTTACCATAAGATACACAATTTACTTTATTCACACATATAATTAATGGTTATTACTTTATCTATGTTCTGTAACTCTGACAGAACATCTTCTCGTAGCGAAGAGAAAGTTGTAATTGCTTGGTGCCAAACAGGCTGGGCAGTATTTACAATTCCCTTCAAATCCTGACCTAGGTTtgaagcaacagcagcagaaatttgtTTCTCCGTTGGTCTGACAAAATAGCACCTCCGCTCACTCATCTTTTTAGCAAACATCCTTGCAGCATCCCAAGCTccaacctcatttccaagccacagTACAATCTTATTGTAACGTTCAAGAAATGGTAACAGGAGCTGTGGTAAACTTGTAATACCTACAGAGTAAAAACACACTTTAGTAGTCAAATGAAAAAAGGGGGATGGGAAGGCACAgcacataaataaaaatcaaaatacaGTGTATAATTCCAGTAATTTAAATCGCTTGATAGTGGGCTTATTGGGTGTCCTCTAATCTATTACAAGAGACGACAAGCTTTTACTATTCAACATTCCGTGGTCAGCAGCAGAAGGTCGAACAtatatatcttaaaaacaaagattccaagacttaccaagcgggaaagttccggtagataggcacaatgaatagggggaaaaacacacacacacacacacacacacacacacacacacacacacacacacacacacacacaaaatttgagctttcgcaaccagcggctgcttcgccaggaaaaaaaaatatatatatatatatatatatatatatatatatatatatatatatatatgatttggcATGAGTGGACAGCCACTAGCTATTAACTATTTCATCAGAGCCACAGAGTAATTTAAACATGTTAATGGCACGCAATATCAGGTCTAAAAAAATAACAAGATGACTGTTTTTGGATCAATTGGAATGTATACATTTACAAGTTCAGACTATACCTCTCCTGATTTGTACCCTCCTGAAACAGTAATAAGCTTTACATATGAGCTCCTTGTCATATTCTACTTTtattgtggtggtgatggtggtggtggtggtaatagtAGTAGTGGTAGTTTAATTCGCCCACAGATCTCTTTTACAAAGATATTGCACATGTCTTCGTATTACAATTGAAGAACAGCAAAAATAAACTAATTCTGATATATAGACAATAGCAAAATCGGGAATGCTTCAAAAATGCTAAATGTGTATGGGAACTGGACCTACATCCTAaactactcctccccccccccccccccctctgtccatctcctctctgtttgtccatctcctttgccctcttgctctctctgcttgtcacctcctctccccctctgtccatcaccaccacctcctccctcctcctcctccccccccctcctcttcttaTGCCTTTACCCCTCTTCCTCTACCCCCTTTATGTCTGTCTCCTCCTACCccatctccatctcctcttcccaccaTTTGCTGACCTTAAGCCTTATTTACTGTTATTGCCAACAAAATCTTGATAGTGAACTAAAGTTATTTAAAATAAGTGGGTAAATTGGTAGGGATTATTGGTACACACGGTATAAGAGACCTCTCCTGCTGATACAGGATAAGAGAGACCTCTCCTGCTGCTGGATCTACGAAGAACTAGTTTTAATCTGCAtatgggtaggattacaaagtttctgtTAATTcaaattctgtagtagtattctaatcatacggCAATAAAGTGGACTAAATTATCTGCAGCAGAACAGCCTCAGCAAAAGCCACCATGGGACACAGCAATTAGGTTCTGGGATTCAAGGATCCAATACAGCCAACAACACGCCATACATTCAAGGAACTTACAGAGGGCATTGGTTAAACTGATTGGACAAACAGCTGTCCATCTGAAGAGGCAGTTTACCCAGTTTCAAAACtagaatgatgacactttctgatcATTGGGAAGGGAATATCCCCTCACTCCAGCGACAATTAATATAAATAAGTATATGACATTGCCTAGCCACCAATAAGTGTTGAAGCATTTGATTGTGCACGCACTCTGGTCAAAGAGCCATGTCGGGGCAGAAAGCAAGGGTCCTGACAAGTCCGACTTGCTAAATGAGGCATTATAAGGCTGCAGGTAATGGAGAACAAAAGACAAATGGAGTAATTCCAGATGGTGTTTGAGAAGATTGAACACCAGCAGATAGTGGACCAATGCTGAGGCCTGggcgaaattctgagcaaaatgagGATGACACCATTCAGGGAAATTCCCAAGACATCTATAGGAGGACATGGGTCAAAAATGCACCTGATCTTTGCCCATACCTGTGAAGGAGGAGTATGCAGCCCTATAGCAGTAACATATCATCCACAACAAATCCACTTCTTGTATTTAATTAGATGACAGGCCCAAGCATGAGGCCATTTGAAAGCCAGGAGGTTGTCGAGAGATGGATGCTATTTCTAGCATTGTAGAGCATGATGGCAGTCTTTAATAGTCACAGCAATTTCATGGATCCACCAAGGGACAGTTTTCCATTCAGGTAAACCCAAGGAAGAGGGAATTACTGAAGCAGCTGCCAAAAGAATGGCACTGGTCAAACTCTGTATGAACCCATCAATGCCATCATGTGGGAAAGGCATCCCAATTTGCATTAGTAAATGCCCATCTGAAAGGGCATGCAGGTGAATGATCCTGAAGAAGAAGTAAGACAATTGGAAAATGATCACAATCACACAAATTGTCGTGAACTCCACTGAATGGAGGGGAGGAATCCAGGACTACAGATGAAaagataaattattaaaaaatgctgtgtgCTACACTGCATTGTGTGGGTGCTCCAGTATTGCGGAGGCTGAGATCAAACCCTGCCAGCAGATCTTCAACAATCTTACCGCAGTCAATGACTGTAGTAATACTCCACAGAGCGTCATGGCCATTAAAATCTAGAAGGAGAAAGACAGGAGGAGGGAACTGTTAAAGGAGGGCAAGAAGAGCAGGAAACTTAGGAGGGCAGTCTGGGGTGACAAAGACTGCATATTGTTTCTGCAAAGGATCAGATCAGGCATCACCTCCATTgtggtttggagaggaatccagGATCTAATAATGTCTGTGCAGACCAACGTCCAGCAAAGAGCTGACCGGGTTCCAGCAGAAGGCATGAAAACCAATAAGATTCAGTGAATGACTGTCCATAAAATGAGACTCCTGTAATACAACACAGGCTACAGAGTAGAGAGAAAGAAGAGACCGCAATTCTCAAAGGTGATGACACtgaccattacagttccattggaagAGGGTAGTACTACAGTCTGAATGGGCATTGAATGAGCCAGAATTGAGCATTATTCCTAAACAGTCTCTGTCACTAATAAAGATGGAGCGAGATCCATGAATGTGAGAGGGGACCCTGATTGAGATGGAGGTGGCAACATGCCATGGGATgtgagggagaggggcagggcgggaggggggggggggggggggggctggccctGAGACttacaaatcatcatcatcatcttcttcttcttcttcttcttcttctcctcctcctcctcctctggaggGCAAGAGGAGGTGTGGTCAGGAAGAAAGCAAGTTGTGGCAATATCAAGACCTAAAAGAGAATGAGCAACCATGAGGCCCACAGAGTTTGCGTCCCACATCCAACTTGAAGTAACAGACTTCTTGTCCTGGAGATGCCAGGGAGGAGAACTCCGAGATAGAGCCCCATCCCCAGTAGGTGCCAGAGAAAAGGGTTTTCTGGCCAAGGAGAAGGAGCAGTTCCTTGAAGGCACGGAACGGGGACCACCAGGGAGGAGAACAGGGAAGGGGGACAGGATCGAGGtaaggaggaagaggaggacagGACACAACAAAAGCAAAGGTAGATAATGGAGATACCAGGCTGACACTATCGAATTTCCACTGGGCCTCAGAGTTGAACAGATGGTCAAGAGTTTTGAATTCCTGAATCTTCCTTTCCTTATTATAAATTGGGCAATCTGGAAAGTGAGGATAATGTGAGCCGGAACAGTTCATGCACCTGTGCAATGGGTTGCAAGAACTCCCAACATAGAGAGGCCAGCTGCAGTCACTGCAAATGGGATTTGCCTCACATCATGAAGACATGTGACCAAAGTGGAGAACCAGAAACAGCCCATGGGAGGTGGAGTATTGGGCTTCTTGTCATAATAGTAAACCATAACTTTAACTTTTACTGGAAGGCCAGGATAAAAGAGTCAGTATCAACACAATTGTTTTAGGACCTCTCTCCACTTGCCAGACAAAACTGAAAGCCATGTCATGCCAGATTAGTCCAGAGTTCCTCATCAGACTGATAATTAGGTCCCTGTGAAAATAATGCTCTGTGTCAATTTAAAGACTG
This window encodes:
- the LOC126267951 gene encoding mitochondrial DNA helicase-like, with protein sequence MWRESGVVNVNISWVMFRSTKYRLLLKKIVPECGEMFIRKGRSVRITGSGRPMCCYMNLHFYSPKIRPITNPRVENCGNARHYNAVNVEETRAVTVTDIKKTLRNHNLTFEDGHACISVKCPVCMYLQEPDNNAGRAYINKTTGYFVCYKCKHAGPWDIMEKVIQQHKKKKPFSKSENDILKHTTISNDKVKQYWKNLENTTTALHDVPESQLLTELRLFDINNVPLSVLLQCGARIDLEASKLYFPLHSIEEEIAGIKILTRTGEETIPHSGCGGFLNPQVSKGAKHHTVVIVSSVLDALVLLSQKPAFHVLCLPHGITSLPQLLLPFLERYNKIVLWLGNEVGAWDAARMFAKKMSERRCYFVRPTEKQISAAVASNLGQDLKGIVNTAQPVWHQAITTFSSLREDVLSELQNIDKVQGVKWKRFPTLTKILKGHRRGEFTVLTGPTGSGKTTFVSEYSLDLAMQGVNTLWGSFEIRNARLARTMLQQMATVPLDTHLEQFDYWADVFEKLPVYFMTFHGQQPVRVVMEAVEHAAYVHDIAHVIIDNVQFMMGISEEPRNSDRFWKQDAIIASFRSFATKKNCHVTLVIHPRKERDADDLTTNSIFGSAKAAQEADNVLIIQDKRLTSVRGKKYLQVAKNRYTGDLGMMPLEFDKDSLSYGHHKKKNKDKEQ